From Streptomyces sp. NBC_00775, one genomic window encodes:
- a CDS encoding helix-turn-helix transcriptional regulator — translation MTLEDLVRLRRARDRMDREYAEPLDMATLARSALMSPGHFQRSFRAAFGETPYTYLMTRRIERAKALLRRGDMTVTEVCFAVGCTSLGSFSSRFTELVGETPSAYRARPHDHGAPIPSCIARHLTRPARHRNPEAEPGTRL, via the coding sequence GTGACCCTGGAGGACCTGGTCCGGCTGCGCCGGGCCCGCGACCGTATGGACCGTGAGTACGCGGAGCCGCTGGACATGGCCACGCTCGCGCGCAGCGCGCTGATGTCGCCGGGCCACTTCCAGCGGAGTTTCCGCGCGGCCTTCGGCGAGACGCCGTACACCTATCTCATGACCCGCAGGATCGAGCGCGCCAAGGCCCTGCTGCGCCGCGGCGACATGACGGTCACGGAGGTGTGCTTCGCCGTGGGGTGTACGTCACTCGGCTCCTTCAGCTCCCGCTTCACGGAACTGGTCGGCGAGACCCCGAGCGCGTACCGGGCCCGCCCGCACGACCACGGCGCCCCCATCCCGTCCTGCATCGCCCGGCATCTGACGCGCCCGGCCCGCCACCGCAACCCGGAAGCGGAGCCGGGGACGCGCCTCTAG
- a CDS encoding GNAT family N-acetyltransferase, whose translation MGVVIRAAGEGDRGVVVRLLDEAFQGDPVSGWVFPDEGHRRATHHKLMAAFLDVVLAEGRVDLTEDGTACALWLAVPAEEHADVDGPVQLREAVDPDNERVELIGRLTADIHPVGRAHEYLWMIAVAPERQGEGLGTALIQSVLDRCDREGLPAYLEASNARSRKLYERLGFGLVERPLDLPDGPQMWPMWREPRAGQEDIP comes from the coding sequence ATGGGTGTGGTGATCCGGGCGGCGGGTGAGGGTGACAGAGGGGTGGTTGTGCGGCTGCTGGACGAGGCCTTTCAGGGGGATCCGGTGAGTGGCTGGGTCTTTCCGGATGAGGGGCATCGGCGGGCGACGCACCACAAGCTGATGGCCGCCTTCCTCGATGTCGTGCTGGCGGAGGGGCGCGTCGACCTGACCGAGGACGGGACGGCGTGTGCGCTGTGGCTGGCCGTCCCCGCTGAGGAGCACGCGGACGTCGATGGCCCCGTGCAGTTGCGGGAGGCCGTCGATCCGGACAACGAACGTGTTGAGCTGATCGGCCGGCTGACCGCGGACATTCACCCCGTGGGCCGCGCTCACGAGTACCTGTGGATGATCGCCGTGGCACCGGAACGCCAGGGCGAGGGGCTCGGCACCGCGCTCATCCAGTCGGTCCTGGACCGCTGCGACCGCGAGGGTCTGCCCGCGTATCTGGAGGCGAGCAACGCCCGCAGCCGCAAGCTGTACGAGCGTCTCGGCTTCGGCCTTGTCGAGCGTCCGCTCGACCTGCCGGACGGCCCGCAGATGTGGCCCATGTGGCGCGAGCCGAGGGCGGGGCAGGAAGACATCCCCTGA
- a CDS encoding LysR family transcriptional regulator: MDTEAVRSFVRAAELGQLQHAADELGVTQQAVSKRIAALERELDVRLFTRTARGVELTLDGQAFLPHARSIVTGVDRAVTAIRPGSRALRIDVLGLRSAQAVVLHDYWRSHPETDLDVVTLRVNDPRLAVAAVQAGDIDASFRSVTDPAALPRDVRMIHAFHSPLELLVGPRHPLASARTLTPSQLRRHRIWVPGIAPRSEWAEFYDQLATDFDLRIDAAGPNFGNEVLLDILADSADVATFVGSRDRYIWPTNHDLRRIPIVNPTLAYPLSLILPRANPHPGLRAIIDHFGSLAPLPEAAWLPSWATTPRRGGGTVEPTRR; encoded by the coding sequence CGAGCTCGGCGTCACGCAACAGGCCGTGTCGAAGCGGATCGCGGCCCTTGAGCGCGAACTCGACGTCCGGTTGTTCACCCGCACCGCCCGAGGGGTCGAGCTGACACTCGACGGCCAGGCCTTCCTCCCGCACGCCCGGAGCATCGTCACGGGTGTCGATCGCGCCGTCACCGCGATCAGACCGGGCTCGCGGGCCCTTCGGATCGACGTTCTCGGCCTGCGATCCGCGCAGGCCGTCGTCCTGCACGACTATTGGCGGTCGCATCCCGAAACCGACCTCGACGTGGTGACCCTCAGGGTCAACGACCCGCGCCTGGCAGTCGCCGCCGTCCAGGCAGGCGATATCGACGCCTCGTTCCGCTCGGTCACCGACCCGGCCGCACTGCCGCGCGACGTGCGGATGATCCACGCGTTCCACTCCCCGCTGGAACTCCTCGTCGGCCCGAGGCACCCGCTCGCCTCCGCACGGACACTGACACCGTCCCAGCTGCGCCGGCACCGGATCTGGGTGCCGGGTATCGCGCCGCGAAGCGAATGGGCGGAGTTCTACGATCAGCTCGCCACCGACTTCGACCTCCGCATCGACGCCGCGGGCCCGAACTTCGGCAACGAGGTACTCCTCGACATCCTCGCGGACTCGGCGGACGTGGCAACCTTCGTAGGCTCGCGCGACCGGTACATCTGGCCGACGAACCACGACCTGCGCCGCATCCCGATCGTGAATCCGACGCTCGCGTACCCGCTCTCGCTCATCCTCCCCCGGGCGAACCCACACCCAGGACTCCGGGCGATCATCGACCACTTCGGAAGCCTGGCACCGCTCCCCGAAGCAGCGTGGCTCCCCTCCTGGGCAACGACACCGCGCCGCGGCGGCGGAACCGTCGAACCCACCCGACGCTGA
- a CDS encoding VOC family protein: protein MTAEPIRWTYAFIDRPMKEFGPATDFWTAVTGTRLSEPRGDQGEFVTLLHDGADACVKAQGVGAGDGGAHLDLAVEDVPALVESALRLGAEVVADHEGWAVLRSPGGQLFCAVPWHGESTRPPVVEGPSGAASRLDQVSIDLAPSVYDTEITFWSELTGWASHPGALPEFHLVKPPAALPFRILLQRLDTDRPTSAHLDIACSDIEAVRAQHERLGATLVTHGARWAVMRDPSGGTYCLTPRDPGTGSLR, encoded by the coding sequence ATGACCGCTGAACCGATCCGGTGGACCTACGCCTTCATCGACCGCCCCATGAAGGAGTTCGGCCCGGCCACCGACTTCTGGACCGCGGTCACGGGGACACGGCTGTCCGAACCCCGCGGCGACCAGGGCGAGTTCGTGACCCTGCTGCACGACGGCGCCGACGCGTGCGTGAAGGCGCAGGGCGTCGGGGCCGGCGACGGCGGCGCGCATCTCGACCTCGCCGTCGAGGACGTACCGGCGCTGGTGGAGTCGGCGCTGCGGCTGGGCGCCGAGGTCGTCGCCGACCACGAGGGGTGGGCCGTACTGCGGTCCCCCGGCGGTCAGTTGTTCTGCGCGGTGCCCTGGCACGGGGAGTCGACGCGGCCGCCCGTCGTCGAGGGACCGAGCGGCGCTGCCAGCCGGCTCGACCAGGTGAGCATCGACCTGGCACCGTCCGTGTACGACACCGAGATCACCTTCTGGAGCGAGCTCACCGGCTGGGCGTCCCACCCCGGCGCGCTCCCGGAGTTCCACCTCGTCAAGCCCCCCGCCGCACTCCCCTTCCGCATCCTCCTGCAACGCCTCGACACCGACCGACCCACCTCAGCGCACCTCGACATCGCCTGCTCGGACATCGAGGCGGTTCGGGCCCAGCACGAACGTCTGGGCGCCACCCTTGTCACCCACGGCGCCCGCTGGGCCGTGATGCGGGACCCGTCCGGCGGCACATACTGCCTGACGCCACGTGATCCCGGGACGGGCAGCCTCCGCTAG
- a CDS encoding RNA polymerase sigma factor has protein sequence MRATSEVEDLLRLHAPQVLGALVRRYGHFDAAEDAVQEALLAAAGQWPRKGVPDNPRGWLIKVASRRLVDCLRAEEARRLREERVAALTPRDAFTAPPPGADRAPSEDDTLSLLFLCCRPELTPPAQIALTLRAVGGLTTAEIARAYLVPEATMAQRISRAKQRVKGVSFGRPDHWEERLPAVLHTLYLIFNEGYTATSGAALQRAELAGEAIRLTRMVHRLLPEDLEVTGLLALMLLTDARRAARTGPHGELVPLDEQDRGLWDKAAVEEGVALVTAALSRGRAGPYQLRAAIAAVHDEAPSAAETDWREILGLYDVLVRLVPGPVERLNRTVAVAMVHGPRAGLAELGPLEDEPAAGHRLDAVRGHLLERAGDTAAARAAYESAARKTLSLPEQRYLHARAARLKP, from the coding sequence ATGAGGGCCACGAGCGAGGTCGAGGACCTGCTGCGCCTGCACGCGCCGCAGGTCCTCGGCGCGCTCGTACGCCGGTACGGGCACTTCGACGCCGCCGAGGACGCCGTACAGGAGGCGCTGCTCGCGGCGGCCGGGCAGTGGCCCCGCAAGGGCGTGCCCGACAATCCGCGCGGCTGGCTGATCAAGGTCGCCTCGCGGCGGCTCGTGGACTGTCTGCGGGCGGAGGAGGCGCGGCGGCTGCGGGAGGAGCGGGTGGCGGCGCTCACGCCCCGGGACGCCTTCACGGCGCCGCCGCCGGGGGCGGACCGTGCGCCGTCGGAGGACGACACGCTGTCCCTTCTCTTCCTCTGCTGCCGTCCGGAGCTGACCCCGCCCGCGCAGATCGCGCTCACCCTGCGGGCCGTCGGCGGTCTGACCACCGCGGAGATCGCGCGGGCGTATCTCGTGCCCGAGGCGACGATGGCCCAGAGAATCAGCCGGGCCAAGCAGCGCGTCAAAGGGGTGTCCTTCGGGCGCCCGGACCACTGGGAGGAGCGGCTGCCCGCCGTCCTCCACACCCTGTACCTGATCTTCAACGAGGGCTATACGGCCACGTCCGGGGCCGCGCTCCAACGGGCCGAACTCGCGGGGGAGGCGATCCGGCTGACCCGTATGGTCCACCGGCTGCTGCCCGAGGACCTCGAAGTGACGGGCCTGCTCGCGCTGATGCTGCTGACCGACGCCCGGCGCGCCGCGCGGACCGGCCCGCACGGCGAGCTCGTGCCGCTCGACGAGCAGGACCGCGGCCTGTGGGACAAGGCGGCGGTCGAGGAGGGCGTGGCGCTGGTGACGGCGGCGCTGTCGCGGGGGCGGGCGGGCCCCTACCAGCTGCGTGCCGCCATCGCCGCCGTGCACGACGAGGCGCCCTCGGCGGCGGAGACCGACTGGCGCGAGATCCTCGGCCTGTACGACGTGCTGGTCCGCCTGGTCCCGGGCCCCGTCGAACGCCTCAACCGGACGGTGGCGGTGGCCATGGTGCACGGGCCGCGGGCCGGGCTGGCCGAACTCGGCCCGCTGGAGGACGAGCCGGCGGCCGGACACCGACTGGACGCGGTCCGCGGGCACCTGCTGGAACGCGCCGGAGACACGGCGGCGGCCCGGGCGGCCTACGAGTCGGCGGCCCGCAAGACGCTCAGCCTCCCCGAACAACGCTATTTGCACGCGCGGGCCGCACGCCTGAAGCCGTAG
- a CDS encoding family 2 encapsulin nanocompartment cargo protein polyprenyl transferase, which produces MTETTQSPTEILEKRSPIGRPMESRERQGPAGPRWGSPRSEAESGGGLEAAGILERARESVDPELRRAIDSLPGSMRRIALYHFGWEHADGTPAAGNAGKAIRPALVLTAVRALGGQQSTAVRAAAAVELIHNFTLLHDDVMDRDTTRRHRPTAWTVFGDADAILAGDALQALAQRLLAEDPHPASSAAAARLAACVVELCAGQHADTAMEKMGPDEVTLDEVLAMAEAKTGALLGCACAVGALYAGAGDEDVEALDAFGREAGLAFQLIDDVIGIWGDPNRTGKPAGADLIARKKSLPVVAALASGTAAATELAELYGVPYEGGDVGELERTVLAVERAGGRDWAQVQAADRMSRAMHELARAVPDPESAGGLLALAEFVTRRSN; this is translated from the coding sequence ATGACGGAGACCACGCAGAGCCCGACCGAGATCCTGGAAAAGCGGAGCCCCATCGGGAGGCCCATGGAGTCCAGGGAAAGGCAGGGACCGGCGGGCCCGCGGTGGGGGTCCCCCCGCAGTGAAGCCGAGAGCGGGGGAGGGCTGGAAGCGGCGGGCATCCTGGAGCGCGCCCGGGAGTCCGTCGACCCCGAGCTGCGCAGGGCCATCGATTCGCTGCCCGGCTCGATGCGCCGGATCGCGCTCTACCACTTCGGCTGGGAGCACGCGGACGGCACTCCCGCGGCGGGCAACGCGGGCAAGGCGATCCGGCCCGCGCTCGTCCTGACCGCCGTCCGGGCGCTCGGCGGACAGCAATCGACGGCCGTACGGGCGGCCGCCGCCGTGGAGTTGATCCACAACTTCACCCTGCTGCACGACGACGTCATGGACCGCGACACCACCCGCAGACACCGCCCCACCGCGTGGACCGTGTTCGGCGACGCCGACGCGATCCTCGCCGGGGACGCCCTGCAGGCGCTGGCCCAGCGGCTGCTCGCCGAGGACCCGCACCCGGCGTCCTCGGCGGCCGCCGCCCGGCTCGCGGCCTGTGTCGTCGAGCTGTGCGCGGGGCAGCACGCGGACACGGCCATGGAGAAGATGGGCCCCGACGAGGTCACCCTCGACGAGGTGCTCGCCATGGCCGAGGCGAAGACGGGCGCGCTGCTCGGCTGCGCCTGCGCGGTCGGGGCGCTGTACGCGGGGGCGGGGGATGAGGACGTCGAGGCCCTCGACGCGTTCGGCCGGGAGGCCGGGCTCGCGTTCCAGCTGATCGACGACGTGATCGGGATCTGGGGGGACCCGAACCGCACCGGCAAGCCGGCCGGGGCGGATCTCATCGCCCGCAAGAAGTCGCTGCCCGTGGTCGCCGCGCTCGCCTCGGGCACCGCGGCGGCGACCGAACTCGCCGAGCTGTACGGGGTGCCCTACGAAGGAGGGGACGTGGGGGAGTTGGAGCGCACCGTGCTGGCCGTCGAGCGGGCGGGTGGCCGCGACTGGGCGCAGGTTCAGGCGGCGGACCGGATGTCGCGGGCGATGCATGAGCTGGCCCGGGCGGTTCCCGACCCGGAATCGGCGGGTGGGCTGCTCGCGCTGGCGGAGTTTGTGACGCGGCGCAGCAACTGA
- a CDS encoding DUF952 domain-containing protein has product MSEPLLHLTERSLWDAARASGTYEMSTRGRTLQEEGFIHCSLRHQLAGVAAFLYGSSTDPDDLVVLVIDAERLGVPVRFEAMKPGGEEFPHIYGPIPVDAVVDVENWDQGGVTSE; this is encoded by the coding sequence ATGTCCGAACCTCTGCTGCACCTCACCGAACGCTCCCTCTGGGACGCGGCCCGTGCGTCCGGCACCTACGAGATGTCCACCCGTGGCCGCACCCTCCAGGAGGAGGGCTTCATCCACTGCTCCCTGCGTCACCAACTCGCGGGCGTGGCCGCCTTCTTGTACGGCTCCTCCACCGACCCCGACGACCTGGTGGTCCTCGTCATCGACGCCGAACGGCTCGGGGTGCCGGTGCGGTTCGAGGCGATGAAGCCCGGGGGCGAGGAGTTCCCGCACATCTACGGGCCGATTCCGGTGGACGCGGTCGTGGATGTGGAGAACTGGGACCAGGGCGGGGTGACGTCGGAGTGA
- a CDS encoding family 2B encapsulin nanocompartment shell protein has translation MSVGEEVRAEHGRPQQSLGTSAARNLATTTKSAPQMQEISSRWLLRMLPWVNVQGGTYRVNRRLSYSVGDGRVTFVKTGDRVQVIPAELGELSVLRSYEDQEVLGELAQRCQQREFAPGDVLASFGSQADEVFLLAHGKVEKIGTGPYGDDAVLGTLADGAYFGEQALIDPEAIWEYTARAVTACTVLTLPRNDLEQVAERAESLRDHLTALRAIPEQRANKYGEKEIDLAAGHTGEPDIPGTFVDYDAAPREYELSIAQTVLRLHTRVADLYNQPMNQTEQQLRLTVEALKERQEHELINNREFGLLNNCEYDQRLQPHDGVPSPDDLDELLSRRRGTKLFLAHPRAISAFGRECNKRGLVPESVEIAGNRIPTWRGVPIYPCNKIPVSDTRTTSIIAMRTGEAEQGVIGLQQAGIPDEIEPSLSVRFMGINEQAIISYLVTAYYSAAVLVPDALGILENVEIGRWR, from the coding sequence ATGTCGGTAGGCGAAGAGGTCCGCGCGGAGCACGGCAGGCCGCAGCAGAGTCTCGGCACATCCGCCGCGCGGAACCTGGCCACCACCACCAAGTCCGCACCCCAGATGCAGGAGATCAGCTCCCGCTGGCTGCTGCGCATGCTTCCGTGGGTGAACGTGCAGGGTGGCACGTACCGCGTGAACCGGCGGCTCAGTTACTCCGTGGGCGACGGCCGCGTGACGTTCGTGAAGACCGGGGACCGCGTCCAGGTCATCCCCGCGGAGCTCGGCGAGCTGTCCGTACTGCGGTCGTACGAGGATCAGGAGGTGCTCGGCGAACTCGCCCAGCGCTGCCAGCAGCGGGAGTTCGCACCGGGGGACGTGCTCGCCTCGTTCGGCAGCCAGGCCGACGAGGTGTTCCTGCTCGCACACGGCAAGGTCGAGAAGATCGGCACGGGTCCCTACGGGGACGACGCGGTGCTCGGCACCCTCGCCGACGGCGCGTACTTCGGGGAGCAGGCGCTCATCGACCCAGAAGCCATCTGGGAGTACACGGCCCGCGCGGTCACCGCGTGCACCGTGCTGACGCTGCCCCGCAACGACCTTGAGCAGGTCGCGGAGCGTGCCGAGTCCCTGCGCGACCACCTCACGGCGCTGCGGGCGATCCCGGAGCAGCGCGCCAACAAGTACGGCGAGAAGGAGATCGACCTCGCGGCCGGCCACACCGGAGAGCCGGACATCCCCGGCACCTTCGTCGACTACGACGCCGCGCCGCGCGAGTACGAACTGAGCATCGCCCAGACCGTACTGCGCCTGCACACGCGCGTGGCCGACCTTTACAACCAGCCCATGAACCAGACCGAGCAGCAGTTGCGGCTCACCGTCGAGGCGTTGAAGGAGCGCCAGGAGCACGAGCTCATCAACAACCGGGAGTTCGGACTGCTCAACAACTGCGAGTACGACCAGCGGCTCCAGCCGCACGACGGTGTGCCCAGCCCCGACGACCTCGACGAACTGCTCAGCCGCAGGCGCGGCACCAAGCTGTTCCTCGCCCACCCGCGCGCGATCTCCGCGTTCGGCCGCGAGTGCAACAAGCGCGGACTCGTCCCCGAGAGCGTCGAGATCGCGGGCAACCGCATCCCGACCTGGCGCGGAGTCCCGATCTACCCGTGCAACAAGATCCCGGTCAGCGACACCCGTACGACCTCGATCATCGCCATGCGTACCGGCGAGGCCGAGCAGGGCGTGATCGGGCTCCAGCAGGCGGGCATCCCGGACGAGATCGAGCCGAGCCTGTCGGTGCGCTTCATGGGCATCAACGAACAGGCGATCATCTCCTACCTGGTGACGGCGTACTACTCGGCCGCGGTGCTCGTGCCGGACGCCCTCGGCATCCTGGAGAACGTCGAGATCGGCCGCTGGCGGTGA
- a CDS encoding YciI family protein: MKYLVMVQGTQADYEGMRGKGSAQAPAWNEQELQAMYAYMGAINDDLSESGELVDGQGLAEPARTRLVALGQDGKAVITDGPYSETKELMAGYWVLECASLERVTEIAERVARCPGPEGLTDYPVVIRPILDGAGDICADV, translated from the coding sequence ATGAAGTACCTGGTGATGGTGCAGGGCACACAGGCCGACTACGAGGGCATGCGCGGCAAGGGGTCCGCTCAGGCCCCGGCCTGGAACGAGCAGGAACTGCAGGCCATGTACGCCTACATGGGCGCGATCAACGACGACCTCTCCGAGTCCGGGGAGCTGGTCGACGGGCAGGGGCTGGCCGAGCCCGCGCGGACCCGGCTGGTCGCCCTCGGGCAGGACGGCAAGGCCGTGATCACCGACGGGCCGTACAGCGAGACCAAGGAGCTGATGGCCGGCTACTGGGTCCTGGAGTGCGCGAGCCTGGAGCGGGTCACCGAGATCGCCGAGCGCGTCGCCCGGTGCCCCGGCCCCGAGGGGCTCACCGACTACCCGGTGGTCATCCGGCCCATCCTGGACGGCGCCGGAGACATCTGCGCGGACGTCTGA
- a CDS encoding VOC family protein: MDVKLSQCFIAVDDHDKALAFYQDVLGLEVRNDVGFEGMRWVTVGSPLQPDVEIVLEPPGANPDASPADRQAMAELLAKGMLRGVIFSTADCDALFERVRASGAEVLQEPMDQPYGVRDCAFRDPAGNMLRFNQPSGG, encoded by the coding sequence ATGGACGTGAAACTCTCCCAGTGCTTCATCGCCGTCGACGACCATGACAAAGCGCTCGCGTTCTACCAGGACGTGCTGGGCCTGGAGGTCCGCAACGACGTCGGGTTCGAGGGGATGCGCTGGGTCACGGTCGGCTCGCCGCTCCAGCCGGACGTGGAGATCGTCCTGGAGCCCCCGGGGGCGAACCCGGACGCCTCCCCCGCGGACAGGCAGGCCATGGCCGAGCTGCTGGCCAAGGGCATGCTGCGCGGCGTCATCTTCTCCACCGCCGACTGCGACGCCCTCTTCGAACGCGTCCGCGCCTCCGGCGCCGAAGTCCTCCAGGAACCCATGGACCAGCCCTACGGCGTCCGCGACTGCGCCTTCCGCGACCCGGCGGGCAACATGCTGCGCTTCAACCAGCCCTCCGGCGGCTGA